The proteins below are encoded in one region of bacterium:
- a CDS encoding CRTAC1 family protein, translating into MSARLAATVCLALYLTASFAAQPTPVFKDRTADLCPGLGNGQACWADLNNDGWSDLVAGGVVWHNNAGQGFAKLTEGVGAAVAADYDNDGWVDLFSWSNLKLYHNEAGKGFSPAALPELPPCVSRGACWGDFNGDGFVDLYVGGYEDWNKNITYPSMILMNEGGKAFRLAGTDDRYRARGVTACDFDQDGDLDTYVSDYRLQPNRLWVNDGTGRFTDRAEAHNVIATSPGFEGGHSIGAAWGDFDDDGDFDLFAGNFAHVDDRGDQPKSRFLRNRGAAGKHVFDDLGICGVYYQESYASPAAGDYDNDGDLDLLFTTVYATASFGRKNYPVLYRNDGRYRFADATAAAGLGELAATYQAAWGDYDNDGDLDLVSAGRLFENQGTPDMHWLAVRLQGDGKAVSRSAIGAQVRVLLRNRTLTRQVEAGTGEGNQNDLTLHFGLNNLTGPFTVEITWPGGRQQTVERVPADGITTIRYGEKG; encoded by the coding sequence ATGTCCGCTCGACTCGCTGCCACCGTCTGCCTCGCCCTCTACCTCACGGCCTCCTTCGCCGCCCAGCCCACCCCCGTCTTCAAGGACCGCACTGCCGACCTGTGCCCCGGGCTGGGGAATGGCCAGGCGTGTTGGGCGGACCTGAACAACGACGGCTGGAGCGACCTCGTCGCCGGTGGCGTCGTGTGGCACAACAACGCCGGGCAGGGCTTCGCGAAGCTGACCGAAGGCGTGGGCGCGGCGGTGGCGGCTGACTATGACAACGACGGCTGGGTAGACCTGTTCTCGTGGTCGAACCTGAAGCTGTACCACAACGAGGCGGGGAAGGGGTTCAGCCCGGCGGCGCTGCCGGAGCTGCCCCCGTGCGTGTCGCGCGGCGCGTGCTGGGGCGACTTCAACGGCGATGGCTTCGTGGACCTGTACGTCGGCGGCTATGAAGACTGGAACAAGAACATCACCTACCCGAGCATGATCCTGATGAACGAGGGCGGGAAGGCGTTCCGGCTGGCCGGGACCGACGACCGCTACCGCGCGCGGGGCGTGACGGCCTGCGACTTCGACCAGGATGGCGACCTGGACACCTACGTGTCCGACTACCGCCTGCAGCCCAACCGGCTGTGGGTGAACGACGGGACGGGCCGCTTCACCGACCGGGCTGAGGCGCACAACGTGATCGCCACCTCGCCGGGCTTCGAGGGTGGGCACTCCATCGGGGCGGCGTGGGGCGACTTCGACGATGACGGCGACTTTGACCTGTTCGCCGGGAACTTCGCCCACGTGGACGACCGCGGCGACCAGCCCAAGTCGCGCTTCCTGCGCAACCGCGGGGCGGCCGGCAAGCATGTCTTCGACGACCTAGGGATCTGCGGCGTGTACTACCAGGAGTCCTATGCCAGCCCCGCCGCCGGCGACTACGACAACGACGGCGACCTCGACCTGCTGTTCACCACCGTCTACGCCACCGCGTCCTTCGGGCGCAAGAACTACCCCGTGCTGTACCGCAACGATGGCCGCTACCGCTTCGCCGACGCCACGGCGGCGGCCGGACTGGGCGAGCTGGCCGCGACCTACCAGGCGGCGTGGGGCGACTACGACAATGACGGCGACCTCGACCTCGTCAGCGCCGGGCGCCTGTTCGAGAACCAGGGGACGCCGGACATGCACTGGCTGGCCGTGCGGCTGCAGGGCGATGGCAAGGCCGTGAGCCGCTCGGCCATCGGGGCACAGGTGCGGGTGCTGCTGCGCAACCGGACCCTCACCCGACAGGTGGAAGCAGGAACGGGCGAAGGCAACCAGAATGACCTGACGCTACACTTCGGCCTCAACAACCTGACGGGACCGTTCACAGTGGAGATCACCTGGCCGGGCGGGAGGCAGCAGACAGTGGAGCGTGTGCCCGCCGACGGGATCACCACCATCCGCTACGGGGAGAAGGGATAG
- a CDS encoding GntR family transcriptional regulator has protein sequence MDLGALRKPSRDNSVPLYSQIIEVLLEAIREGKLKPEDRLPTQEELTRHFGVSLAPVKQALSELEERGIITRRQGLGTFVRDTTPLREERILYTRIPWFTREMKEREITPSSQILALYVFRADEDPEAQQQLQLSRADNIVCLKRLRLGDEEPMSIQTSYFAEQRVPGLAQRGLQPGESLTEVLAQEYGLEIAAAQQRIIAAAADEETAALLHVYTGSPLLLVQRTAYLKDGQPLEFLRDRRHPSWTFTVWLTRQ, from the coding sequence ATGGACCTTGGCGCCCTGCGCAAGCCGTCGCGCGACAATAGCGTCCCGCTCTATAGTCAGATCATTGAGGTCCTGCTCGAAGCCATTCGCGAGGGGAAGCTCAAGCCTGAGGACCGTCTGCCCACCCAGGAGGAACTGACCCGACACTTCGGCGTCAGCCTCGCCCCGGTCAAGCAGGCCCTCAGCGAGCTGGAGGAGCGCGGCATCATCACGCGCCGCCAGGGCCTGGGCACCTTCGTCCGCGACACCACCCCCTTGCGCGAAGAGCGCATCCTCTACACCCGCATCCCCTGGTTCACCCGCGAGATGAAGGAGCGCGAGATCACGCCCTCCTCGCAGATCCTCGCGCTCTACGTCTTTCGCGCCGATGAGGACCCCGAGGCCCAGCAGCAATTGCAGTTGTCCCGCGCCGACAACATCGTGTGCCTCAAGCGCCTGCGCCTGGGCGACGAGGAGCCCATGTCGATCCAGACCTCGTACTTCGCGGAGCAGCGTGTGCCGGGCCTGGCCCAGCGCGGCCTGCAGCCGGGCGAGTCGCTCACGGAAGTCCTGGCCCAGGAGTACGGCCTGGAGATCGCCGCCGCCCAGCAGCGCATCATAGCCGCGGCGGCCGACGAGGAGACCGCCGCCCTGCTCCACGTCTACACCGGTAGCCCCCTGCTACTGGTCCAGCGCACCGCCTACCTCAAGGACGGCCAACCCCTGGAGTTCCTCCGCGACCGCCGCCACCCGTCGTGGACCTTCACTGTCTGGCTGACGCGTCAGTAG
- a CDS encoding ATP-binding protein, translating into MFYREAWIERVEDVLRRGRIVWLSGVRRVGKTMLCQSLADVEYLDCELPTVRRRLEDPEVFWRGLEGKRVVLDEVQRLPNPSEVLKVAADHFPTVRVVATGSSTLQASGKFRDSLAGRKLEVWLTPMTYADATTFGNTDVTHRLLRGGLPPFFMAPDLPQLEYQEWFDSYWARDVQELFRLERRWGFQRCVELLLVQSGGIFEATKYAGPCEISRTTVHNYLRVLEATRVAQVVRPFSTHKPTELTAAPKVYGFDTGFVCHQRGWETLRPDDEGNLWEHYVLNELQAGRPGRPVNYWRDTHGHEVDFVIQFRAQPPIAIEAKRSVSAFEDRNLVAFRRRYPEGENWVVATDVGEPYRLRVGQLEVECLGIEHLAARLQALPFA; encoded by the coding sequence ATGTTCTACCGAGAGGCCTGGATCGAGCGGGTTGAGGACGTGCTTCGGCGTGGCCGGATCGTCTGGCTGTCAGGCGTCCGGCGTGTGGGCAAGACCATGTTGTGCCAGAGCCTGGCGGACGTGGAGTACCTGGACTGCGAACTCCCGACAGTGCGTCGGCGGCTCGAGGACCCCGAGGTCTTCTGGCGAGGCCTGGAGGGCAAGCGGGTGGTGCTTGACGAGGTGCAGCGTCTGCCCAACCCCTCCGAGGTGCTGAAGGTCGCGGCTGACCACTTTCCGACGGTCCGTGTTGTCGCCACTGGCTCCTCGACGCTGCAGGCCTCTGGGAAGTTCAGGGACAGTCTGGCCGGGCGGAAGCTTGAGGTGTGGCTCACGCCCATGACCTACGCCGACGCGACGACTTTTGGCAACACCGACGTGACCCACCGCCTACTTCGCGGCGGGCTCCCGCCGTTCTTCATGGCGCCGGACTTGCCGCAGCTTGAGTACCAGGAGTGGTTTGACTCCTACTGGGCCCGCGATGTGCAGGAGCTCTTCCGCCTGGAGCGCCGCTGGGGCTTCCAGCGCTGCGTCGAACTCCTGTTGGTACAGAGCGGCGGGATCTTCGAGGCGACAAAGTACGCCGGGCCGTGTGAGATCAGCCGTACGACCGTGCACAACTACCTCCGCGTCCTGGAAGCGACGCGAGTAGCCCAGGTGGTCAGGCCGTTCTCGACCCACAAGCCAACGGAACTCACCGCGGCTCCCAAAGTCTACGGCTTCGACACCGGTTTCGTGTGCCACCAACGTGGCTGGGAAACGCTGCGACCGGATGACGAGGGCAACCTGTGGGAACACTATGTGCTCAACGAGTTGCAGGCGGGACGGCCGGGCAGGCCAGTCAACTACTGGCGTGACACCCATGGGCACGAGGTGGACTTCGTCATCCAGTTCCGGGCACAGCCCCCGATCGCGATTGAGGCCAAGCGCTCCGTGTCAGCCTTCGAGGACCGCAACCTCGTAGCCTTCAGACGCCGCTACCCTGAGGGGGAAAACTGGGTCGTGGCCACTGACGTGGGGGAGCCGTACCGGCTGCGGGTAGGGCAACTCGAGGTGGAGTGCCTCGGGATCGAGCACCTGGCCGCCCGCCTCCAGGCCCTCCCGTTCGCTTGA
- a CDS encoding serine protease, with amino-acid sequence MQTRFPILCVLVAAALLAGAVAATAQPAGRALQLADERERSLEQAVVYITVEYSKPNSTRRSVESGTGFFVTPTHLVTNQHVISAALGNASAAITVRILSGTRESRQLPAEIVATDRAADLALLTVKGDLPPLEPVRISPDLMGKQTEVFAFGFPLGTMLDQSVNGPNVCLRRGYVSRLINDGKNIEADLNIDKGISGGPLVDSEGVVRGVVRAMAGSDFNKGFAAIAVSSPVLLDFCSTHGLTVTLPDGKTLEPKQQTAVASLAPTTEPAPRPLATLDEDAPRAFFAIGSALRLNSLVPGILVLEKAEYTPDLRQTSKTNADQALANLQRVRAPAELLQRARELSRLLAETQTLPATAREKSAVLEEACDEWTREVAERERLNYDLGSWLTELSLGVLDPDNHKDSRYCAYFLDAARRAQATPEIIQTLTRIQTNLTAYEQSRGDEVRRAIGKDADRLLGIGVLATEASGMDPLQKAVPPPSTAPAPRNPIRYPL; translated from the coding sequence GTGCAGACGAGATTCCCCATCCTGTGCGTGCTGGTCGCGGCGGCGCTGCTGGCCGGGGCTGTGGCCGCGACGGCGCAGCCCGCGGGGCGCGCTCTGCAGCTTGCAGATGAGCGGGAGCGCAGCCTCGAGCAGGCCGTCGTGTACATCACCGTGGAGTATAGCAAGCCCAACTCCACGCGCCGGAGTGTCGAGTCAGGCACCGGCTTCTTCGTCACCCCAACTCACCTCGTGACCAACCAGCACGTCATCTCGGCCGCGCTGGGCAACGCCTCGGCCGCGATCACGGTCCGCATCCTCAGCGGGACCCGTGAGTCGCGCCAGCTTCCCGCCGAGATCGTCGCGACCGACAGGGCGGCGGATCTCGCTCTGCTGACCGTCAAGGGAGACCTCCCCCCCCTCGAGCCGGTCCGCATCAGTCCCGACCTGATGGGCAAGCAGACCGAGGTGTTCGCCTTCGGCTTCCCCCTGGGCACAATGCTCGACCAGAGCGTCAACGGGCCCAACGTCTGCCTGCGGCGCGGCTATGTCTCCCGTCTGATCAACGACGGCAAGAACATCGAGGCCGACCTCAACATTGACAAAGGCATCAGCGGCGGGCCGCTCGTGGACAGTGAGGGCGTCGTGCGGGGCGTCGTGCGCGCGATGGCCGGCTCGGACTTCAACAAGGGTTTCGCGGCCATCGCCGTAAGCTCGCCGGTGCTGCTGGACTTCTGCAGTACCCACGGCTTGACGGTGACGCTGCCCGACGGCAAGACGCTGGAGCCGAAGCAGCAGACCGCGGTGGCCTCTCTGGCGCCGACGACGGAGCCGGCCCCCCGCCCGCTCGCCACTCTCGACGAGGACGCCCCGCGTGCCTTCTTCGCCATCGGCTCGGCCCTGCGCCTGAACTCCCTGGTCCCGGGCATCCTCGTTCTGGAGAAGGCCGAGTACACTCCGGACCTCCGCCAGACCTCCAAGACCAACGCCGACCAGGCCCTGGCCAATCTGCAGCGCGTGCGCGCCCCGGCTGAGTTGCTGCAGCGCGCCCGAGAGCTGTCGCGCCTGTTGGCCGAGACGCAGACGCTGCCGGCCACGGCCCGGGAGAAGTCGGCGGTGCTCGAGGAAGCCTGCGACGAGTGGACCCGCGAGGTCGCGGAACGGGAGCGCCTCAACTACGATCTGGGCTCCTGGCTGACCGAACTCAGCCTGGGGGTGCTCGACCCTGACAACCACAAGGACAGCCGATACTGCGCGTACTTCCTGGACGCGGCGCGCCGGGCCCAGGCCACCCCCGAGATCATCCAGACGCTCACGCGGATCCAGACGAACCTGACTGCCTACGAGCAGTCGCGCGGCGACGAGGTCCGCCGCGCCATCGGCAAGGATGCCGACCGCCTGCTGGGCATCGGTGTCCTGGCGACGGAGGCCTCAGGCATGGACCCGCTCCAGAAGGCCGTCCCGCCGCCGTCCACCGCCCCGGCTCCCCGTAACCCCATCCGTTACCCCCTGTGA
- a CDS encoding esterase family protein, with product MALVNINYWSPSLVKETACHVLLPDRQTQKGPYPVFYLLHGLSDDYTAWQRWTSIERYARELPLIIVMPDGHRSFYCDATSGYAHEAAIVKDLIGFMDTHFRTIKSGRGRAIGGLSMGGYGAMKLGLKHSDKFCSVSAHSGVYLHVKERWWERPDNWVPELARIYGTEKACAANDPFALAAKLDPARAPAIWMDCGTEDGLLRDNRELHAHLKKLKIKHDYHEFPGTHNWAYWDEHVQQALAFHRKALGI from the coding sequence ATGGCCTTGGTGAACATCAACTACTGGTCTCCGTCACTGGTCAAGGAGACCGCCTGCCATGTGCTGCTGCCGGACCGGCAGACGCAGAAGGGGCCCTACCCGGTCTTCTACCTGCTGCACGGGCTGTCGGATGACTACACGGCGTGGCAGCGCTGGACGAGCATCGAGCGCTACGCGCGCGAGCTGCCGCTCATCATCGTCATGCCCGACGGCCACCGCAGCTTCTACTGTGACGCCACCTCCGGCTACGCCCACGAGGCCGCCATCGTCAAGGACCTGATCGGCTTCATGGACACCCACTTCCGCACCATCAAGTCCGGTCGGGGCCGGGCCATCGGCGGGCTGTCCATGGGCGGGTACGGGGCGATGAAGCTGGGCCTCAAGCACTCGGACAAGTTCTGCTCGGTCTCGGCGCACTCGGGCGTGTACCTGCACGTCAAGGAGCGCTGGTGGGAGCGGCCGGACAACTGGGTGCCCGAGCTGGCGCGCATCTACGGCACCGAGAAGGCCTGTGCGGCCAACGACCCATTCGCGCTGGCCGCGAAGCTCGACCCGGCCAGGGCGCCGGCCATCTGGATGGACTGCGGCACGGAGGACGGGCTGCTGCGCGACAACCGCGAGCTGCACGCCCACCTGAAGAAGCTGAAGATCAAGCACGACTACCACGAGTTCCCCGGCACCCACAACTGGGCATACTGGGACGAACACGTCCAGCAAGCCCTGGCGTTCCACCGCAAGGCGCTCGGAATATGA
- a CDS encoding NAD+ synthase, producing the protein MRITIAQLNPIVGDINGNLKRALETLAEADRAGADLVVFTELFLIGYPPRDLLGRCWIIERLEAAVQELAEASRAYPNLGTIVGVPRATGRDTGHGLYNSAVLIQGGQVLGAVNKSLLPTYDVFDEDRYFDRHNGVAPLPFKGERLGIHICEDAWNDPELWPRQRMYDHDPVEELAAQGATILINISASPYSRGKEQVRYRLISRHAQRHGLPFVYANQVGGNDELIFDGRSFIFNGQGEPLAVLPAFEEHVVTVDLQTASPVPYAPQEEIASVHDALVLGIRDYLRKCGFSRAIIGLSGGIDSAVTACLATAALGRDNVRCLAMPSQYSSTGSVEDAQALARNLGIQLDLAPIQPIFEAYLGTLRELFAGTAPGLAEENVQARIRGNLLMAMSNKYSSLVITTGNKSELAVGYCTLYGDMSGGLAAISDVPKTMVYELARYINRKREIIPLASITKPPSAELKPDQRDQDTLPPYETLDQIVQLYVEEDFCAADIIAQGFEEEVVRWTLRTIDRNEYKRRQAAPGLKVTSKAFGVGRRMPVAARIEN; encoded by the coding sequence ATGCGTATCACCATCGCCCAGCTCAACCCCATCGTGGGCGATATCAACGGCAACCTGAAGCGGGCCCTCGAGACCCTCGCCGAGGCCGACCGGGCGGGCGCTGACCTGGTTGTGTTCACCGAGCTGTTCCTGATCGGCTACCCGCCGCGCGATCTGCTGGGCCGCTGCTGGATCATCGAGCGCCTGGAGGCGGCGGTGCAGGAGCTGGCCGAGGCCTCGCGGGCCTACCCGAACCTGGGGACCATCGTGGGCGTGCCGCGGGCGACCGGGCGCGACACCGGGCACGGGCTGTACAACAGCGCGGTGCTCATTCAGGGCGGGCAGGTCCTCGGCGCGGTGAACAAGTCCCTGCTGCCGACGTACGACGTGTTCGACGAGGATCGCTACTTCGACCGGCACAATGGCGTGGCGCCGCTGCCGTTCAAGGGCGAGCGACTCGGCATCCATATCTGTGAGGACGCCTGGAACGACCCGGAGCTGTGGCCCCGCCAGCGCATGTACGACCACGATCCGGTGGAGGAGCTGGCCGCCCAGGGCGCCACGATCCTCATCAACATCTCGGCCTCGCCGTATAGCCGGGGCAAGGAGCAGGTGCGCTACCGCCTCATCAGCCGCCATGCCCAGCGCCACGGACTGCCCTTTGTCTATGCCAACCAGGTCGGGGGCAATGATGAGCTGATCTTCGACGGCCGCAGCTTCATCTTCAACGGCCAGGGGGAGCCGCTGGCGGTGCTGCCGGCGTTCGAGGAGCACGTGGTGACGGTGGACCTGCAGACCGCGTCGCCAGTGCCGTACGCACCGCAGGAGGAGATCGCCAGCGTCCACGACGCGCTGGTGCTGGGCATCCGCGACTACCTGCGCAAGTGCGGCTTCTCGCGGGCGATCATCGGGCTGTCGGGCGGCATTGACTCGGCGGTCACGGCCTGCCTGGCGACGGCGGCGCTGGGGCGCGACAATGTCCGCTGCCTGGCGATGCCCTCGCAGTACTCCTCGACCGGCAGCGTCGAGGATGCGCAGGCGCTGGCGCGGAACCTGGGGATCCAACTGGACCTGGCGCCCATCCAGCCGATCTTCGAGGCCTACCTGGGGACGCTGCGCGAGCTGTTCGCCGGCACGGCGCCGGGGCTGGCCGAGGAGAACGTGCAGGCTCGCATCCGCGGCAACCTGCTGATGGCGATGAGCAACAAGTACAGCTCGCTGGTCATCACCACCGGCAACAAGAGCGAGCTGGCGGTAGGCTACTGCACGCTGTATGGTGACATGTCCGGCGGCCTGGCGGCCATCTCGGATGTGCCCAAGACGATGGTGTACGAACTGGCGCGGTACATCAACCGCAAGCGGGAGATCATCCCCCTGGCCTCGATCACCAAGCCGCCGTCGGCCGAGCTGAAGCCCGACCAGCGCGACCAGGACACGCTGCCGCCGTACGAGACCCTCGACCAGATCGTGCAGTTGTATGTCGAGGAGGACTTCTGTGCAGCGGACATCATCGCGCAGGGCTTCGAGGAAGAGGTCGTGCGCTGGACGCTGCGAACCATAGACCGCAATGAGTACAAGCGCCGCCAGGCGGCGCCGGGGCTGAAGGTCACGAGCAAGGCCTTCGGCGTCGGGCGCCGGATGCCGGTGGCGGCGAGGATTGAGAACTGA
- a CDS encoding (Fe-S)-binding protein translates to MRIALFVPCFVDQFAPQVALAAARILQHLGHEVIVPPGQTCCGQPTFNTGYWPETRQVARHFLRVFADHGTIVAPSGGCVGMVAKNYPWLFEGQPEEARAVEMAGRVHEFTSFLVDNLGVTDLGAKLQTAVTLHDSCHPLRELGIREQPRALLRAVEGLTLAEMPQSDTCCGFGGAFSVKYPEISTAMADEKLANALSTQAEIITGVESSCLLHLQGRIDRQRHPIKTMHLAELLARGMGLDLSPSLSRS, encoded by the coding sequence ATGCGAATCGCCCTGTTCGTTCCCTGTTTCGTAGACCAGTTTGCCCCGCAGGTGGCCCTGGCGGCCGCGCGCATACTGCAGCACCTCGGGCATGAGGTGATCGTGCCGCCCGGCCAGACCTGCTGCGGGCAGCCGACCTTCAACACCGGGTACTGGCCCGAGACCCGTCAGGTGGCCCGGCACTTCCTGCGGGTGTTCGCCGACCACGGGACCATCGTGGCCCCCTCGGGCGGCTGCGTGGGCATGGTGGCCAAGAACTACCCCTGGCTCTTCGAGGGACAGCCAGAGGAGGCGCGGGCGGTCGAGATGGCCGGCCGCGTGCATGAGTTCACCAGCTTCCTCGTAGACAACCTCGGCGTGACCGACCTGGGGGCGAAGCTGCAGACGGCGGTCACGCTGCACGACTCGTGCCACCCGCTGCGCGAGCTGGGCATCCGCGAGCAGCCGCGCGCGCTGCTGCGGGCAGTGGAGGGGCTCACGCTCGCGGAGATGCCGCAGTCGGACACCTGCTGTGGGTTCGGCGGGGCGTTCTCGGTGAAGTACCCGGAGATCTCCACGGCGATGGCCGACGAGAAGCTGGCCAACGCGCTGTCCACGCAGGCGGAGATCATCACGGGTGTGGAGAGCAGTTGCCTGCTGCACCTGCAGGGGCGCATAGACCGGCAACGGCACCCGATCAAGACGATGCACCTCGCGGAGTTGCTGGCGCGAGGGATGGGACTGGACCTCTCCCCCTCCCTGTCGCGCTCGTGA
- a CDS encoding lactate utilization protein, translating to MNPRQRFAEKLADPKLRRNMAVSMGTSLGHRLERMAEVPEWEALRDAAHDLRQYGLAHLGDLLAQAESHLTARGVRVFWAEDAAAANQYVIDTARRLGVQKVVKGKTMTSEETYLNDALRAAGLQPVETDLGEYLVQLSGERPTHITAPAVHMSRQDCGKLICTELGQPYTDDPRALTLMVREALRPEFIQSQLGVSGGNFLVAETGTLVICDNEGNQGLVTALSDVHVALVGIDKIVPRLQDLGPLLRLLARNSTGQTLTGYTTLISGPRQATDVDGPRELHIILLDNGRTKMLADPMARDGLTCIRCGVCCGICPIYFKVGGHPYWTYPGATGAVWAPFISDEDWVEELPHICSLCGVCAEACPVKNKLSRVLLQLRTRPQGRRRFPLTQRVGIPGLGRLLGSPALYRLAGRLMRLGWPCRKLAERIGPIGGWTHSRELPTPGKRTFQESWRGGRRG from the coding sequence ATGAACCCACGACAACGATTCGCAGAGAAACTGGCCGACCCCAAGCTCCGCCGCAACATGGCCGTGTCCATGGGCACGTCCCTCGGCCATCGCCTCGAGCGCATGGCGGAGGTGCCCGAGTGGGAGGCGCTGCGCGACGCGGCCCATGACCTCCGCCAGTATGGGCTGGCGCACCTGGGCGACTTGCTGGCACAGGCGGAGAGCCACCTCACCGCGCGCGGAGTGCGCGTGTTCTGGGCCGAGGATGCCGCCGCCGCCAACCAGTATGTCATTGACACCGCCCGGCGCCTCGGCGTGCAGAAGGTCGTCAAGGGCAAGACGATGACCTCGGAGGAGACGTACCTCAACGACGCCCTCCGCGCCGCGGGGCTGCAGCCGGTGGAGACCGACCTGGGCGAATACCTCGTGCAGCTCTCTGGCGAGCGGCCCACGCACATCACCGCCCCGGCGGTGCACATGTCGCGCCAGGACTGCGGGAAGCTGATCTGCACCGAACTGGGCCAGCCCTACACGGACGACCCGCGCGCACTGACGCTCATGGTGCGCGAGGCGCTCCGGCCCGAGTTCATCCAGTCGCAGCTCGGCGTGTCGGGCGGCAACTTCCTCGTGGCCGAGACCGGCACGCTGGTCATCTGCGACAACGAGGGCAACCAGGGGCTCGTGACGGCGCTGTCGGATGTGCACGTGGCCCTGGTGGGCATAGACAAGATCGTGCCGCGCCTGCAGGACCTGGGGCCGCTGCTGCGGCTGCTGGCGCGCAACTCCACGGGGCAGACGCTGACCGGCTACACGACGCTCATCAGCGGCCCGCGCCAGGCGACCGATGTGGACGGCCCGCGCGAGCTGCACATCATTCTGCTGGACAACGGGCGGACGAAGATGCTGGCCGACCCGATGGCGCGCGATGGCCTGACATGCATCCGCTGCGGGGTATGCTGCGGCATCTGCCCGATCTACTTCAAGGTGGGCGGGCACCCGTACTGGACCTACCCGGGCGCCACGGGGGCCGTGTGGGCGCCCTTCATCAGCGACGAGGACTGGGTCGAGGAGCTGCCGCACATCTGCTCGCTGTGCGGCGTCTGCGCCGAGGCCTGCCCGGTGAAGAACAAGCTATCGCGCGTGTTGCTGCAGTTGCGCACGCGGCCGCAGGGGCGGCGACGCTTCCCCTTGACCCAGCGGGTGGGGATACCGGGGCTGGGGCGACTGCTGGGCAGCCCGGCCCTGTACCGGCTGGCGGGGCGGCTGATGCGGCTGGGATGGCCGTGCCGCAAGCTGGCCGAGCGGATCGGCCCGATCGGCGGCTGGACGCACAGTCGCGAGCTGCCCACGCCGGGGAAGCGGACGTTCCAGGAGAGTTGGAGAGGTGGCAGACGAGGTTAG
- a CDS encoding lactate utilization protein, with protein sequence MSARDHILQRIAAAHVPAGPALPPTVPVEPVADRLAVFACELEKLGGELVLADGTAEAAARLRELVPEAEALWFIADRPLAAEVASHLDVRRAPQERMADCLASVTEAQYVIADTATVGLRLDGGQPRSCYLLPEVCIVVARREGMLLTLGDALADLAQRGGLPTGFVFVTGPSRTADIEKTVVIPAHGPKRLVVALLP encoded by the coding sequence ATGTCAGCACGAGACCATATCCTGCAACGCATTGCCGCCGCGCACGTCCCCGCCGGGCCGGCCCTGCCGCCGACGGTGCCGGTCGAGCCGGTCGCCGACCGGCTGGCCGTGTTCGCGTGCGAGTTGGAGAAGCTGGGCGGCGAGTTGGTGCTGGCCGATGGCACCGCCGAGGCCGCGGCGCGGCTGCGCGAGTTGGTGCCGGAGGCCGAGGCGCTGTGGTTCATCGCCGATCGGCCGCTGGCCGCTGAGGTAGCGTCGCATCTCGACGTCCGGCGCGCTCCGCAGGAGCGGATGGCCGACTGTCTGGCCTCCGTGACGGAGGCACAGTATGTCATCGCCGACACGGCCACCGTGGGGCTGCGCCTGGATGGCGGGCAGCCGCGGTCGTGCTATCTGCTGCCCGAGGTGTGCATCGTGGTGGCGCGGCGCGAGGGCATGCTGCTGACACTCGGCGACGCGCTGGCCGATCTGGCGCAGCGGGGCGGCCTGCCCACCGGCTTCGTCTTCGTGACCGGCCCCAGCCGCACCGCCGATATCGAGAAGACGGTCGTCATTCCGGCCCACGGCCCCAAGCGGCTGGTCGTGGCGCTACTGCCCTGA
- a CDS encoding ThuA domain-containing protein, giving the protein MEPIKTLLLSGANNHDWARSTPFVKELLEHSGRFVVTVTEDPSPLLEDAAALAAYDLIFSDYYGPDWSDAARANFERAVAGGADLVILHAADNAFKGWVEYEKMVGLLWREGTGHGDFHEFLVRIVDHEHPITAGLQDFMQWDELYHQLVHMHDVPVQVLATAYSSPDMRGTGNDEPMMAVTQYGEGRVFHMVLGHVWPGDPNGDYKGASMIAFENPAFQQALLRGCEWAATGTVTLP; this is encoded by the coding sequence ATGGAACCCATCAAGACGCTGCTGCTGTCCGGCGCCAACAACCATGACTGGGCGCGGTCCACACCGTTCGTCAAGGAGCTGCTCGAGCACTCCGGACGGTTCGTCGTGACCGTGACGGAGGACCCCTCACCCTTGCTCGAGGACGCGGCAGCCCTGGCGGCGTATGACCTGATCTTCAGCGACTACTACGGCCCCGACTGGAGCGACGCAGCCCGCGCGAACTTCGAGCGAGCCGTCGCCGGCGGCGCTGACCTGGTCATCCTGCACGCGGCCGACAACGCCTTCAAGGGCTGGGTCGAGTATGAGAAGATGGTGGGTCTGCTGTGGCGCGAGGGGACCGGCCATGGCGACTTCCATGAGTTCCTGGTGCGCATCGTGGACCACGAGCACCCGATCACCGCGGGGCTGCAGGACTTCATGCAGTGGGACGAGCTGTACCACCAGCTCGTGCACATGCACGACGTGCCCGTGCAGGTGCTGGCCACGGCATACTCCAGCCCGGACATGCGCGGCACCGGCAACGATGAGCCGATGATGGCGGTCACGCAGTACGGCGAGGGCCGGGTGTTCCACATGGTGCTCGGGCACGTCTGGCCGGGCGACCCCAACGGGGATTACAAGGGCGCCAGCATGATCGCGTTCGAGAACCCGGCGTTCCAGCAGGCGCTCCTGCGCGGGTGCGAGTGGGCGGCGACGGGGACAGTGACACTGCCCTGA